The following are encoded in a window of Peptococcus niger genomic DNA:
- a CDS encoding DUF3990 domain-containing protein — MGKSWENLFAKEPLHLYHGSNVVVENPRIIKQDRYLDFGFGFYTTTNSAQAKSFAKKVAERRKVGQPVVNKYILSKSEELMQCSLLTFEYANESWLDFVSANRNGVYAGDKFDLIFGSVADDSVYQTLTLYETGLLNKAQTIEALKIKKLFNQLVFTSEKALACLQFEGWERI, encoded by the coding sequence ATGGGTAAATCTTGGGAAAACCTATTTGCAAAAGAACCACTGCATCTATATCATGGCAGTAATGTAGTTGTTGAAAACCCTAGGATAATTAAGCAGGATAGATATCTAGATTTTGGTTTTGGGTTCTATACTACAACTAACTCTGCTCAAGCTAAAAGCTTCGCAAAAAAAGTAGCCGAAAGACGCAAGGTAGGCCAACCGGTAGTCAATAAATATATACTCTCTAAGAGCGAGGAGCTTATGCAGTGCTCGCTACTTACTTTTGAATATGCTAATGAAAGTTGGTTAGACTTTGTATCGGCTAACCGTAATGGGGTTTATGCAGGCGATAAATTCGATCTGATCTTTGGATCTGTTGCAGATGATAGCGTATACCAGACGCTTACTTTATATGAGACGGGGTTATTAAACAAGGCTCAAACAATAGAAGCATTAAAAATTAAAAAACTTTTTAATCAGTTGGTGTTTACTTCGGAAAAAGCTTTGGCCTGTCTACAATTCGAAGGGTGGGAGAGAATATGA
- a CDS encoding DUF3791 domain-containing protein translates to MTKAEEFLIFYLERYRYYKGLSGEDVEKLFQSKGVSEYILRHFGALHVMSEEAVINEIDEFLSEP, encoded by the coding sequence ATGACTAAGGCTGAAGAGTTCCTCATTTTTTATTTGGAGCGCTATCGCTATTACAAGGGGCTTTCGGGAGAAGATGTAGAAAAACTCTTTCAGTCAAAAGGCGTTAGCGAGTATATCCTTAGGCATTTTGGCGCTCTTCATGTAATGAGTGAGGAGGCCGTTATTAATGAAATTGATGAATTTTTAAGTGAACCATAA
- a CDS encoding DUF6782 family putative metallopeptidase: MDKDGQPILEERLIGYRIVSVFDISQTEGEELPALSSQDFLDCGVEGYQKLFSALKQASPVTVRFEEVNDGSHGYFSRNKQEIVLKQGMSQADTLATLFHEMAHASLHNNEEAKEVDRHIKEVEAESVAYVLSTHFGLPCEEVSLAYIAGWASADKDKMGILKNSMSRIRGAASRLLTEIEKELKKSKSSQMIA; this comes from the coding sequence TTGGATAAAGATGGTCAGCCAATTTTAGAGGAGCGGTTGATAGGCTATCGGATCGTTTCAGTTTTTGATATTTCCCAAACTGAAGGAGAGGAGTTGCCGGCACTTAGTTCACAAGATTTTTTGGACTGCGGTGTTGAAGGCTACCAGAAACTCTTTTCGGCCCTTAAACAGGCTTCTCCGGTTACGGTCCGCTTTGAGGAAGTCAACGATGGTTCTCATGGTTACTTTTCACGAAACAAGCAAGAAATTGTGTTAAAGCAAGGAATGAGTCAGGCAGATACATTAGCTACGCTTTTTCATGAAATGGCTCACGCCAGTTTGCACAATAATGAAGAGGCTAAGGAAGTGGACAGACATATCAAGGAAGTAGAGGCTGAATCCGTGGCCTATGTTCTGTCTACTCATTTCGGCCTTCCATGCGAAGAAGTGAGTTTGGCATATATTGCGGGCTGGGCCTCTGCTGATAAAGATAAGATGGGCATTTTGAAGAACTCCATGTCGAGGATAAGAGGGGCTGCTTCAAGATTATTAACAGAGATTGAAAAGGAGCTGAAGAAGAGCAAGTCCTCGCAAATGATTGCCTGA